tttaaataatatatttaaatattggttttatagaCCTAATATTGTTGGATAATGGTAAAGACATTAATTTTCTGTTTTGGATGTGTTTTAGAACATGTTGGTATTAGTAACAGCCGATTGTACAATCAGCCACGAAAATAGCTGAACAGTTTCAGAACTTTAAAATGCTTGTACACATTAACATAAATCGAAATATGCTTTTTTCTTTAATTCAAGAACAGTAATCCCATTTGGTGCGGAATTTGTTGTCATGattacgaaaaaaataatatgtaagttgTACCACCCACCAATTTTTCACATTTCACTATTgagtaaaaataatgtttacgttCGAAAATATATATGGTATATTCTTAAATGTGGTTGTAAAAATTCTCATAACGCTTTTTGCTATATATGtggtaattttgtaattaaaaaacgtCAAAGTAACATTACTGAGTGTGTAAAAAAAGTTTACTTCGCATATTTTGGTGTagaaattattaatcaatacaAGTATTGGGGGGTTCCtcacaaagtattttatgtttgtttcgaGGACCTAAGGCAACGGtctaaaaaagagaaaatagcTTTTAAATTTGCAGCACCCATGATATGGAGAGAGCAAAAAATCATTTAGacgattattatttttgctgtATAGATGTTAGTAaacttataactttaaaaataaaaaacggtaTCTATCCCAATGTTACATCAGTTGTTTCGCTGGTAGAACATGGACAAGCTTTCCTATACCTGTGCCACCTGAGTATattgacaatttatttcttatatttatatttcaatcaacTCATGACAATTTCCAATGTGCTTCAGACAATTTTTCCATGGTTATTTGCACAAGCCGATTTAAATGATTAGCCTTAAAGTCCACTTTTTCCACAACAATCTTGACATTTTTCCTAAAAACTTAGGTAATGTGAGTGAAGAGCAAGGGGAACGGTTTGATCAGGACATAAAAAAATGGAGAAACGATAGCAGAGATGGTGGAATATTGAAATGATGGGTCATTACCGTTGGTCACTTCACAGAGTATaaaaaaacgcaatacataGTCTAAAAAGCAATGCAAGAAAACCTATGGAGAAAATGGagaggaaatataaaaaaataagcatttgatattataattcaagtaattaaatatgattGAAAGCGAAaatataaccaataaaaaaataagtctttAATTTTTGTAGAAGAAATTTTCTCTATTTGTATTAAATCAATACCAGATTTTAAAAGAATGGtggatgataaaaaaaacactatgaAATACGGTTTTAGCATCCAAAAATGCATAAGATTCAGGTAAAATTGTTTCAAAAgttttcacaaaaaatttatttgttggcCTGTGTTGTCtaatatcttttaatataactttCTTTTACTAAACATCAGCTTACTTTTTAATGTCCACTTCTACTCGGCCATTATCATTGATTGTAACAGTGTTGACGGCGTCCAAGGCAATGTCCACAGCAAGGTCCGCCCAGCGCCCAATGTATTTAGTGCCAATGCAGGAACGAATCTGAGGATATTTAGTGTTGTCGTATTCATTATGATCCTGTTCTTGTCGATGTTATTGGACCGTAAGTATATACTCTTTCATTAGCTTGGTTTTATGTTTAGTAtggtttaaaatgtttacacaaTTCCTTAGTATTCATGGCAACCGAGGGACTGTAATTTTtagacatttaattttttatttggactTGAGTTCATTGCTTTCATTTACACTATAATACacgataaataaacaaaacattcgaaaaataaaataaagacataaACTACTCACAACTTCCTTCAGCTTATCTCTATCATTGAGATCAATTGGCACGGAGATCTTATCCTGCAGTAGCTTGATAGCATCCTCAAGAGCTTGCCGGTACTCCCTGATAATCACTGTGGGGTGGATGTTCTGGCTGAGGAATTGCTCTGCTACAGCCAGCATCTCACCAGCAAGGACGATGACAGATGTTGTACCATCTCCAACCTGGAAATAAGACAGAGTATTTAATTCATGTAGTTTTGCTCTCAGTTGTACAGTAACTAAGGGGAAGGTAGCTTTGTCTGTAAATTGAAATGCAGGCTTAATCTGTACTCATATATAAACCTgaagtttgtttaattattggAATTAAGCTCAGGAACgaataaactaattttgaaaacataatCACTAAGAAGATGTTTCATTACACCAGAGTGCTTTTATCCAGGGAAAAGTAAAACTAATGAAATGATGTGTATAATTGACCAAAGCATAATAATTCTGCCATGACTAATTATAtaaatctaagatgtttttattacatagatacattGCCCAAGCTCAATACTGGCGATACGAAAGTAatgtaattgcccgacattcacttacgcccgaaattaataaccaatcctaatccaatgtatgccatctaagattgataattcattcgtttttatggataaagcatgccaataaccaatccatagattcagtaagctatctctaacaataatcgatctttgagaggacggattacagatcatagattaccctctgtttgaaaatgacagtttacgcttgccaatactctatctacccgttttgacatttgatttgattgttgtaaacaatcgcattttccaatcggaccaattcctcagtttactcaatatgttttgaatatcgcttacactgattttaagggaaacgaaaaggcaatggaaatatccatattctctagtgacagtgacgacagtgatttggagggactagcgatactgatagcgaaactgaaagtcgcgcttcatcacgggtaatgaaaagagttaactacatgcagaccctggatgagtttgatttcacgtttggattaggctttcgaaatctgcttgccaatcattgttagttaaactgatctcgtatattcgtgttacttctatgtacaaggtaaataatttttgacattatttacaaaaataccgtacctaccgaactattagataggtactaacaaggggcaattgcatcgttttttcaggaactatggtgtttctccattccattaacttttgctgaggaataggaaatatttatattatctttttcaggacatttggtacatggaaacgtcgcttccctgtgattgcattgacattgcgtttatcttcacctaaagttcaaacaataataattgcaactgcagttttgcacaatatttgtcggaatcacaggctagaggaaattccaacctaagtggaattatcaactgctgatattattaattatgagaacaatatagagaatcaagatgttggagaaagaacagcattaacaaataacttctttacttaataaaataaaatacctttacaatcactgctatttattttattgcttatctacatttgtaattcaaaataataattacaaattaacatagttttattagttgaaagttaaaacataacaggcaaaatttccatacattatctatactattatataaagctgaagagtatgttcgtttgaacgccagctggtctcaggaacttccggttcgaattgaaaaattcttgtagtgttggatagcccatttattgaggatgcctattatagggtatatgtatatcatcacactatgaccaatgggaccaaaaacggctaaaattgattacttttgagagcttcagTTGCGTGCGcagcataaacggttaaagttatgcaacaattatgtataacggaattgtaatttgttccataacactggataatgtgtacagagtccaattattattatatggcaccgagtttactgcgtacttcatactaaaaactaaatcctttaaagatttattaatatattatgaacaatgttgttaaacttcagtgtcaaaatatgtcagcaaccacattactcacgttccattttgaaactaattaaaaagtttgtatcttaaatatgacatgtactaattattaattatttcttttgagggctaaaatacataaaatatttttttattactccaagtcttatttttcgcaattaggcaaatattgaaacgaatagtttgtatggaaaatacaaaaagtattttttttacgaatggaatattctgcataaaatggaatggtcaggagggaacgcatctggaaaggattgccagcgatctatcgttgaaggcaagcaaggataggcgagttaagatattggcatgccgataggagagcaatcgaaagatagtcggcaatctaagataggttttagtcttggatagtagatacattattaatttcgggcgttagtcAACCTCTAACCACTGTTgtggctagtcggcttactaacttaaagtatttttaattaaaaaaaatacttgcattTCATACATTAGTAATAAGtctacactatttaacttattttttaactaataaatgcattttattcgactgtcatggcgacggggcagTCAACACTCGAGCCCATTCGGGCCCGCTCgagccgtatcaatgcgagccacTAGGGCTGTGAATAGTCACAGTCACACAGTCacagtaaatactgcgctgtttttatgtgcaattttgttagtgtatgacgcatctatttgtaaaacatcattgatataaattcattcaattttgatcataaaaaaaaaacaagaattgtgtattgtttataggtgacaataattttatattattatcatcaatTTTACTGCTGTTCTTTGACCAGGTATTTACAAAATGctctttaaaaattattattaaggcTTATTACTTactgtacataatttattttttctatacaaTGGGAGTAAAAGCATATTTGCTCATagtttttaatagttatattgATAAGTCTATTTGATTACCTTAGATTGTTTACTGAGTATTAAAGTTAATCTGAAAGtctcaagttttatttattgtagattAGCAAATAAGATAAGGGCTATGTAGTACAGAATAATTGTTTGCCTACACTATCCTTTACTTATTCGATGAAGATACAACATTTGTCTATGtgattccaattttaaatgtacaattaGTATTGAAACATGAGGGAATAAAGAagttcgaataaaaaaaaagccagTAATGACTAATCCTAACCTCTTCATCCTGGGTCCTGGCGATTTCGATCATGGACTTGGCGGCCGGGTGCTGCACGGTGATTTCGCGGAGGATGGCGTTGCCGTCGTTGGTCATCACGATGCCTCCCATCGGGTCCATCAACATTTTCAACATCGCTTGCGGCCCGAGGCATGTTCGAATTACGTCTGCTATCGTCTAAAATACACAACATATACCACATTTGTAACACTAAATCGAATATTTATGgcaaaaatttcaataatataataaattctagcGATAAATACCTTCCCAGCATTTATATTTTCGAGTTGAACCTTCCGGCCGGAGTCACGTTTTGTGTTTTGGCCTGCAAAACGACACCACTGTTGAATGGAAATTCGTTGATACTCACATAAATAATACTTGAATCGATATGATTTACTTACTGAGAACTAAAATTGGCTGTTGTCCGTACATATTGAATCACcaacgaaattaattttaaacttttatagataatttgttcgagaaattctacaaaattcAACTCACGAACAAAAATCGCGTGGTGACTAATGTTGCCAGTATTAAAAGATTTATCTTCCTACACAAACTTTTCACTAGataatattagtatttcttttaatagaaaaatatttttctttaaaaatttactgatttataaagtaatcgtttttatggatacataagatcatattatatatataaaatacaaaacaaattttacataaattatgtgaaCCGGAacgcttttatattttgtaattggtaACATACAACAAATGTCAATATACATAATGTTAccattatagaaaattttatttaaaaaatattttgttagaaaggttttttttttcaaaaatatattttaattttgtttttttaaattcgtacctaccaaaataatatttccattgttttataatataaaggtaATTGATACAATACATAGTCAAAATATTCAGTGTAGTTTCGAAATGGCCCGCAAGGCAGCGGCAAATTCAAAGTTCCGCTGCATCCAATGGCTATTCCGAAGAATAACAACATTATCTTTTATAGTAAGAATTCTAAGCTATATTATGATGTAAGAAGCTACAGTATGTCTTTGAGATTATCAAAGACAAAAACTGTAAAAGGACTATGTTAGTGGGTATATACAAtagctataatatattacattaaaaacatacacTTGTAGGTGCAATCAGTAAGTATGTTTTCTACTTTCCTGCGTGAAATATcgcattttagtattttaatgtagatacctactttttcataataatactgCATAAACATTACGATCTCAAATCATAGATAGGTAACATAAGCTGGCaagtacttaaaaattaaaataattcataggAAGGGTTGTTTGCTGTAGATTTCTACGCCGGGTtgtaaaatcgttttttttaacagtctatttgtcgttctggataggCATAACAGCATTAATTTTAACTGGGCAGTGGATATCTGGGTAGTAGTAAATTTCAATCTCGGAAACAGATAAAAGGTTATTTGAATTTCAGGTTTGTATAACCCCGATAAACGGTATTAactattatataggtactaactataaacattaatattattacctcATCATAATATTGGGATCGAGCTACATTTCCGGGTACTTAACTCATAATTTTTACCGAATTTAAATACTTCATTCTTTGATAATTATGTATCTTAATTTAggtagaataaaacaaaatcacgtactttaatacatttatttagcGATCATTTTAAGATTCTTTGTTATAAGCTTTGGTTATAAGAAACTTAGGTATCTCTATAATGGGATATACTTATTGGtaagaagtaaatattttatagtaggtATTTCGCTTTCTATTAGCTTTAAAATGATaggtatacttaatatttttaatcattttattaatctaAGACTAGACAATGagatcatttataattatttatagcctAAAGCtgattcttataaatatttattcatgtacttgcaacttataaaacaaaaccacATAAGTACTGTTTTAATATTGAGGCATAcatattctgaaataaaaattgaacaTAAATAATCACAAGAAGATATACAGgtgattttgacattgcgttactaaatgaaaccaaatattcAACTTTACTTCTGCTAACCTTGagccaaaaataacaaatatgttcaccaaaaatatattttagaagacTGAGAGTGTGATTTCGCCGCTGCAACGAATACTCTCAGAGttgtagtaaaattaaattaataatataataatatcagccctgtattatatactgtcccactgttaggcacagCCTattgggcctcctctactactgagaggaattaggccttagtccaccacgctaacctagtgcggattgatacaCTTCACACATcatctaaattcctatagaaaacttctcaggtatgcagattttctcacgatgttttccttcaccgttaaaggaaacgataattcacaaagaatacacaaatatttttttttgaaacatCAGAGGtatgcctttgggttttgaacctgcggacattcatcgcggcagtccgttccacaaccaactaggctatcgccgcttactcaattactaattaaaattacttttaattatatttattttgttcgaacactcttttattttacatctacggtgcaagtaacttattgtaaaatgttattttcaataaaataagcatgtgattacattaaataacgcaatgtcaaattgtCCCTGTATAAGCAAGTAcaacaattatatttctaaatagtACGTTTAAGCTTAgatacacattataatatatctttgaaATTCATTAGGTACATACGGTAcgtgtttatatatttacattatataccTACATCTAAGGGTAATATCCAATATTCTGTCTAAAcactgctttatatttttgttaaaagtacatttgtaatattataatcaaaaaaacaagtcactaaataataaaaacagtaagCCATTTAGGTCTTGATCACTGATTATGAAAATGAGAGTTTGCtgtataaatctttaaaatagcTTTACCAACAGTTgaaacataaaatcaataatgcTTTTATCAACCATTAAAAACCGACTAGGTAATTGCAGAAATTTCCTCATTTGACCTCGTCACGTTTTCTACAATGTTAACAAACAgggctatattaatattatttatattatgtaaatggaTCGAAGTTGATCGCGTACTACATGTTACAATATTCTTATTCCATTATTTGTGTTTCTCTAATCAAGTTATAGCTTGAAAACAATGTGACATGGTTGCAATTGTGAGCTCTGGTACTAAAAATGTTTACAGATAAGCTCctatttataggtatatttgttaatacattataataaacaactaCATAGATATAtagcaaaattttaatcaattatatcATCATCTAAATCCGATGATTCGGCTTTAGCCTCTTCGTCATTGCAAACTTTGGATTCATCTTTATTTTCTCGTGAATTCCGCAGACTATCATACATGTGTTTCAAATTCTTCATTATGTGTGACGTCCCGTTCACCTTCCCCAGCCTGctgatattcaaatatttctccGAACCATCGATAGCAGTCGAACGTACCGGCACAGAGAAAGCCGACAAATGTCGAGGTCTACCGAATTCTTTTCCTATTCTCTTATCAGCTGATTCCTCAGTCCTTATCTCCTGGTTGACTTCCATACCCTCAGGCATTGCCCTCTTCCTGTCGTAAATGTGGCCAGAAACGCGCAGGTCTATGAAGAAATTTAAAGGATCTACGCCAAATTGAGGATTGTAAAGCGGTGGATACCACATCGGTGGAGGAGGAGGAAGTATTAAGTTTGACTGCGGTACGACATTTTCTGGTGGGTTTCGTCCAACGCAAGGCGATGGTTTCGGCAGTTCCTCCGTCCCGACATCAACGAACGAAGAGTGTCTTCCAGGGGGACCAGGACTGCCGCTAGATTTAGCTTGCTCTGTTTTAGGAGACATTCTCCTAGGAGACGCTTCACGCATCCTTGGGTGCTTATCGACGGTCAATTCTAATGGAACTTCTGGACGCGTCTCCGGTGGTTTCTTCTCTTCCTCCTGTTTCGGCCATTCTCGGCGCCATTCGGTTTCGTTCTCAGCGAAGTATTTGTGAGTCCTGCGCTTGAAGCGCCGATGGTAATGTGGCGGTCGGCACCCGTGACGCGCGTTGACAAACGACCTCAACATTTCGCTAAAGAAGAAAGCGTGCGGTTGAAGCGGTAAAGCGCTGTAGAGGT
This genomic stretch from Manduca sexta isolate Smith_Timp_Sample1 chromosome 8, JHU_Msex_v1.0, whole genome shotgun sequence harbors:
- the LOC115445380 gene encoding uncharacterized protein LOC115445380, which encodes MSSVQEEKPPGDGQPKTHVRELRNTELVSRLLAATPPYLYSALPLQPHAFFFSEMLRSFVNARHGCRPPHYHRRFKRRTHKYFAENETEWRREWPKQEEEKKPPETRPEVPLELTVDKHPRMREASPRRMSPKTEQAKSSGSPGPPGRHSSFVDVGTEELPKPSPCVGRNPPENVVPQSNLILPPPPPMWYPPLYNPQFGVDPLNFFIDLRVSGHIYDRKRAMPEGMEVNQEIRTEESADKRIGKEFGRPRHLSAFSVPVRSTAIDGSEKYLNISRLGKVNGTSHIMKNLKHMYDSLRNSRENKDESKVCNDEEAKAESSDLDDDIID